From the Dehalococcoidia bacterium genome, one window contains:
- a CDS encoding M20 family metallopeptidase, protein MPSPDKEELKQRAIEAVEAERDHLVELSLRIHGNPEVGFQEEKASQWLCEYLERYGFQVERAFCGLDTAFRAVAGEGEPRVAFLAEYDALPGLGHACGHNIIAASSTGAAVALARLLPETGGSVVVIGTPAEEIHGGKAIMAERGAFDGLDAVMLFHPGSRNAVFTGALACATLYVEYFGKEAHAATRPETGVNALDAVIIAYNAISALRQHIRDTARIHGIITDGGRVPNVVPGHAAATFLVRAFDETYLEELKEKVIACFRAGAEATGARLEYHWADVQYAPLRLNRPLAEACKENLLRLGRKVGDAATLRGLGSTDMGNVSLVAPTIHPSIAIAPRGVVIHTPDFARLAASEEGHRGLIDAAKALAMTAIDVQTDAALRERIREHFLASPA, encoded by the coding sequence ATGCCGTCCCCTGACAAAGAAGAGCTGAAGCAGCGCGCCATCGAGGCGGTGGAGGCGGAGCGCGACCACCTCGTCGAGCTGAGCCTGCGCATCCACGGGAACCCGGAGGTCGGTTTCCAGGAAGAGAAGGCGTCGCAGTGGCTGTGCGAATACTTGGAACGGTACGGCTTCCAGGTAGAGCGGGCGTTCTGCGGCCTCGACACCGCGTTCCGGGCTGTGGCAGGCGAAGGCGAGCCGCGCGTCGCCTTCCTCGCCGAGTACGATGCCCTCCCCGGCCTGGGCCACGCCTGCGGCCATAACATCATCGCCGCCAGCTCGACGGGGGCCGCCGTCGCACTGGCCCGGCTGCTCCCGGAGACAGGCGGGAGCGTCGTCGTCATCGGCACTCCGGCGGAGGAGATCCATGGCGGGAAGGCGATAATGGCCGAACGCGGCGCCTTCGATGGGCTCGATGCCGTCATGCTCTTTCACCCCGGGTCGCGCAACGCCGTATTCACGGGCGCCCTCGCCTGCGCCACCCTCTACGTCGAGTACTTCGGCAAAGAGGCGCACGCCGCCACGCGGCCGGAGACGGGGGTCAACGCCCTCGATGCCGTCATCATCGCCTACAACGCCATCAGCGCCCTCCGCCAGCACATACGCGACACCGCCCGCATCCACGGCATCATCACCGACGGCGGCCGCGTCCCGAACGTCGTTCCTGGGCACGCTGCCGCCACCTTCCTGGTTCGCGCCTTCGACGAGACGTACCTGGAGGAGCTGAAGGAGAAAGTGATCGCCTGCTTTCGCGCGGGAGCGGAGGCGACAGGCGCGCGTCTCGAGTACCACTGGGCGGACGTGCAGTACGCGCCGCTGCGCCTGAACCGGCCGCTGGCGGAGGCGTGCAAGGAGAACCTGCTCCGCCTCGGCCGCAAGGTCGGCGACGCCGCCACGCTGCGGGGGCTGGGCAGCACGGACATGGGCAACGTGAGCCTCGTTGCGCCCACCATTCACCCCTCCATCGCCATCGCGCCCCGCGGCGTTGTGATCCACACACCCGATTTCGCCCGTCTCGCCGCGTCCGAGGAGGGGCACCGCGGCCTCATCGATGCCGCGAAGGCGCTGGCGATGACGGCGATAGATGTTCAGACGGACGCCGCGCTCCGCGAGCGGATACGCGAGCACTTCCTGGCTTCTCCAGCATGA
- the thiD gene encoding bifunctional hydroxymethylpyrimidine kinase/phosphomethylpyrimidine kinase has product MTIAGSDSSGGAGIQADLKTFAAMGVYGTSAVTAITAQSTLGVHRVQAMAPDLVAAQIDAVMDDIGADAVKTGMLPSAGIVEIVADRVRERSLANLVVDPVIRAGSGEPLLSKEALVTLRDTLLPLALVVTPNLAEAAALTGEEVRDFKGMRAAAAKIAAMGAKNVVVTGGHLEGPAVDLLFDGSEYHELAAPRVDTANTHGSGCTFAAAIAASLAKGLDVRQAVVTAKAFVTKALQQSYAVGKGSGPVHQFFRYWQDSGT; this is encoded by the coding sequence ATGACGATTGCAGGCTCCGACTCCAGCGGCGGAGCGGGCATTCAGGCCGACCTGAAGACGTTCGCGGCCATGGGCGTCTACGGGACGTCGGCGGTGACGGCGATCACGGCGCAGAGCACGCTCGGCGTTCACCGCGTCCAGGCGATGGCGCCCGACCTGGTCGCGGCGCAGATCGACGCGGTGATGGACGATATCGGCGCCGACGCCGTGAAGACGGGAATGCTTCCGAGCGCGGGCATCGTCGAGATCGTGGCCGACAGGGTCCGCGAGCGCTCGCTCGCAAACTTGGTTGTCGACCCGGTCATCCGCGCGGGCAGCGGGGAGCCGTTGCTTTCGAAGGAGGCGCTGGTGACGCTGCGGGACACGCTCCTGCCGCTCGCCCTCGTCGTCACGCCCAACCTCGCGGAGGCGGCGGCGCTGACCGGCGAGGAGGTGCGCGACTTCAAGGGGATGCGGGCGGCGGCGGCAAAGATCGCGGCGATGGGCGCGAAGAACGTCGTCGTCACCGGCGGCCATCTGGAAGGACCGGCCGTCGACCTCCTCTTTGACGGCAGTGAGTACCATGAGCTGGCGGCGCCCCGCGTCGACACGGCGAACACGCACGGCAGCGGTTGCACCTTCGCCGCCGCCATCGCCGCGTCGCTGGCGAAGGGGCTCGACGTGCGGCAGGCGGTGGTAACGGCGAAGGCTTTCGTGACGAAGGCGCTTCAACAGTCGTATGCGGTGGGAAAGGGCAGCGGCCCCGTCCACCAGTTCTTTCGCTACTGGCAGGATAGCGGAACTTGA
- the thiC gene encoding phosphomethylpyrimidine synthase ThiC, which produces MSQGRRSRDGAKTQMHYARQGVVTEQMKAVAEKERLEPELVRQEVARGRLVIPANVNHVSLDPIGIGAAASIKINANIGNSAVSSDIDTELCKLRVSINFGADTVMDLSSGGDIDAIRQAIIKESTIPVGTVPIYQVAAELDRMEDMTTEDLLGMIEHQAKQGVDFMTVHCGLLREHLPLAQKRVTGIVSRGGGLLALWMQRHERQNPLYERFDDLCEIARKYDVTLSLGDGLRPGCLADASDEAQFAELRTLGELTERAWARDVQVIIEGPGHIPLNQIEMNVKAQQEICHEAPFYVLGPLVTDVAPGYDHITSAIGATVAGYHGASYLCYVTPKEHLGLPDLEDVRVGVVTYKLAAHAADVARGHRGARSRDDEMSRARFAFNWERQFALALDPETARRMHDETLPDDYFKKAEFCSMCGPKFCPMRITKEMAARNRQEEGVRSD; this is translated from the coding sequence ATGTCCCAGGGAAGACGGAGTAGAGACGGCGCGAAGACGCAGATGCATTACGCCCGGCAGGGCGTCGTGACGGAGCAGATGAAAGCCGTTGCCGAGAAAGAGAGGCTGGAGCCGGAGCTCGTCCGGCAGGAGGTGGCGCGCGGACGCCTCGTCATCCCCGCCAACGTTAACCACGTCAGCCTCGACCCTATCGGCATCGGCGCGGCCGCCAGCATCAAGATAAACGCCAACATCGGCAACTCAGCCGTCTCCTCCGATATCGACACGGAGCTCTGCAAGCTGAGGGTATCGATTAACTTCGGCGCCGACACGGTGATGGACCTCAGTTCCGGCGGCGATATCGACGCCATCCGGCAGGCAATCATCAAAGAGAGCACGATCCCCGTCGGCACCGTGCCCATTTATCAGGTGGCCGCCGAGCTTGACCGCATGGAGGACATGACAACGGAAGACCTGCTGGGGATGATCGAGCACCAGGCGAAGCAGGGGGTCGATTTCATGACCGTGCACTGCGGCCTCTTGCGGGAGCACCTGCCCCTCGCGCAGAAGCGGGTGACCGGCATCGTTAGCCGCGGCGGCGGACTGCTCGCGTTGTGGATGCAGCGCCACGAGCGCCAGAACCCGCTGTACGAGCGCTTCGACGATCTGTGCGAGATCGCCCGCAAGTACGACGTCACGCTGAGCCTCGGCGATGGTCTCCGCCCCGGCTGTCTGGCCGACGCCAGCGACGAGGCGCAGTTCGCCGAGCTGCGTACGCTGGGCGAGCTGACGGAAAGGGCGTGGGCAAGAGATGTGCAGGTCATTATCGAGGGGCCGGGGCACATCCCGCTCAATCAGATAGAAATGAACGTGAAGGCCCAGCAGGAGATCTGCCACGAGGCGCCGTTCTACGTGCTGGGGCCGCTCGTCACCGACGTCGCCCCCGGCTACGACCACATCACGTCGGCGATCGGCGCCACCGTCGCCGGTTACCACGGCGCCAGCTACCTCTGCTACGTCACGCCGAAGGAACACCTGGGGCTGCCCGACCTGGAGGACGTGCGCGTAGGGGTCGTCACCTACAAGCTGGCGGCCCACGCCGCCGATGTCGCCCGCGGCCACAGGGGCGCCCGCAGCCGCGACGACGAGATGTCGCGCGCGCGCTTCGCCTTCAACTGGGAGCGGCAGTTCGCTCTCGCCCTCGACCCCGAGACGGCGCGCCGCATGCACGACGAAACGCTGCCCGACGACTACTTCAAGAAGGCGGAGTTCTGTTCCATGTGCGGCCCAAAGTTCTGTCCGATGCGCATTACTAAAGAAATGGCAGCCAGGAACCGGCAGGAAGAAGGGGTGAGGAGTGATTAG
- a CDS encoding NUDIX domain-containing protein produces the protein MTFIYPKHQAILAAAAVIVRDDCVLLLEDRWGRWGLPSGFIEEGETPEETVAREIREELGVESEVIGPLRPELRWDGPEDSRFLLLHYAVRLLGDDFTPNEEVVQHRWVPFGELTEYNVWPNIANVCADYRRTAQL, from the coding sequence ATGACCTTCATCTACCCCAAGCACCAGGCGATCCTGGCGGCGGCGGCCGTTATCGTGCGGGATGACTGCGTCCTCCTGCTGGAAGACCGCTGGGGCCGCTGGGGACTGCCCTCAGGTTTCATCGAGGAGGGGGAAACGCCCGAGGAAACGGTCGCGCGCGAGATCCGCGAGGAGTTGGGCGTGGAGAGCGAGGTCATCGGGCCGCTCCGGCCGGAGCTGCGATGGGACGGCCCCGAGGACTCGCGCTTCCTCCTGTTGCACTACGCCGTGCGTCTCCTCGGCGACGACTTCACCCCCAACGAGGAAGTGGTGCAGCACCGGTGGGTGCCCTTCGGCGAGCTCACGGAGTACAACGTCTGGCCCAACATCGCAAACGTTTGCGCCGATTACCGGCGAACAGCGCAGCTTTAG
- a CDS encoding thiazole synthase — protein sequence MDDYLEIAGKKFRSRLLVGTGKYRTAEEMVAALDASGAEIVTVAIRRLDLDNPQKETLLDQIDWKKYTILPNTAGCRTVEEALFTARLGRQVTGSDWVKVEVVPDPKYLLPDPVGTLEAAKQLISEGFVVLPYIHADPVLARKLEEIGCATVMPLGSAIGSGQGILTQEEIQIIIEQANVPVVVDAGLGAPSDAALAMEMGADAVLMNTALAEAGDPALMADAVRKAVEAGRQAFLAGRMQKRRYASASSPIEGIPQRPTMSTGGPA from the coding sequence ATGGACGACTATCTGGAGATCGCAGGCAAGAAGTTCCGCTCGCGGCTGCTTGTAGGAACGGGGAAATACCGCACGGCAGAGGAGATGGTCGCGGCGCTCGATGCGTCCGGCGCCGAGATCGTAACGGTTGCGATCCGCAGGCTCGACCTCGATAACCCGCAGAAGGAGACGCTGCTTGACCAGATCGACTGGAAGAAATACACGATACTTCCCAACACCGCCGGCTGCCGCACGGTAGAAGAAGCCCTGTTCACCGCCCGTCTCGGCCGGCAAGTCACCGGCTCGGACTGGGTCAAGGTGGAGGTCGTGCCCGACCCCAAGTACCTGCTCCCCGATCCCGTCGGCACGCTGGAGGCGGCGAAGCAGCTCATCAGCGAAGGCTTCGTCGTCCTGCCGTACATTCACGCCGACCCCGTGCTCGCGAGGAAGCTGGAGGAAATCGGTTGCGCCACGGTCATGCCCCTGGGCTCCGCCATCGGCTCAGGCCAGGGGATCCTCACACAGGAAGAGATACAGATCATCATCGAGCAGGCAAACGTGCCGGTAGTCGTCGACGCCGGCCTCGGCGCCCCTTCCGACGCGGCGCTGGCGATGGAGATGGGTGCGGACGCCGTGCTCATGAACACCGCCCTCGCCGAGGCAGGCGACCCCGCGCTCATGGCCGACGCCGTCCGGAAAGCAGTGGAGGCGGGCCGCCAGGCTTTTCTTGCCGGCCGCATGCAGAAGCGACGCTACGCTTCCGCCAGCAGTCCCATAGAAGGAATACCCCAACGTCCGACCATGTCAACAGGAGGCCCAGCATGA
- the thiE gene encoding thiamine phosphate synthase yields MTSFVPSRMGRLRLPTLCFISDRHQCPNGELEPVLQAAIDGGANVVQLREKDLPAGELFLLGMTMRRLTRGKALLLLNDRCDVAQACGADGVHLPESGLPTSMARWILGRHALVGRSVHDLDAAQQAERDGADLVQFGPIFPTSSKPDAKPVGIKALREVATSVSIPVLAVGGITSENAAQVIEAGASGIAVISAICRAEDPKAAAEALVAATNEAWLKRMGETKATA; encoded by the coding sequence ATGACGAGCTTTGTCCCCAGCCGCATGGGACGCCTGCGGCTTCCCACCCTCTGCTTCATCAGCGACCGCCACCAGTGCCCTAATGGGGAACTCGAGCCCGTCCTGCAGGCGGCAATCGACGGCGGAGCGAACGTCGTCCAGCTCCGCGAGAAAGACCTGCCGGCAGGGGAGCTCTTCCTTCTCGGCATGACCATGCGGCGGCTTACACGGGGCAAGGCCCTCCTGCTGCTGAACGACCGCTGCGACGTAGCGCAGGCCTGCGGCGCCGACGGCGTCCATCTGCCCGAGAGCGGGCTCCCCACTTCCATGGCGCGCTGGATCCTGGGGCGGCACGCCCTCGTGGGCCGCTCCGTCCACGACCTCGATGCGGCGCAGCAGGCGGAACGGGATGGCGCCGACCTCGTGCAGTTCGGCCCCATATTCCCCACTTCGTCGAAGCCGGACGCCAAGCCGGTGGGGATAAAGGCGCTGCGGGAGGTCGCCACCTCGGTATCGATCCCCGTGCTCGCCGTCGGCGGCATTACCTCTGAGAACGCCGCCCAGGTCATCGAGGCGGGGGCGAGCGGGATCGCCGTCATCTCCGCAATTTGCCGCGCGGAAGACCCGAAGGCGGCCGCAGAAGCGCTTGTGGCGGCGACAAACGAGGCCTGGTTGAAGCGGATGGGAGAGACGAAGGCAACTGCGTGA
- the thiS gene encoding sulfur carrier protein ThiS, producing MITLTVNGRPRELAAETDLASFLRDLEIDIRAVAVAHNGEVVPRDSYDDLRLRDGDSLEIVRMVGGG from the coding sequence ATGATTACGCTCACCGTCAACGGAAGGCCGCGTGAGCTGGCGGCTGAGACGGACCTCGCGAGCTTTCTGCGCGACCTGGAGATAGACATTCGCGCGGTCGCCGTCGCGCATAACGGCGAGGTGGTGCCGCGTGACAGCTACGACGACCTGCGGCTGCGGGACGGCGACTCGCTGGAGATCGTGCGCATGGTCGGCGGAGGATAG
- the thiO gene encoding glycine oxidase ThiO: protein MNGSASPDVVVIGGGVIGCSIAYYLACEGARVTVLEKGDIGGEASCAAAGMLAPMAEASEGSPFRDLGIASLRMFEELAPRLREESGVDIEYLKSGILRVPLSDAEAESLRELARLDLPLELHWLERDELRTLEPAVSPAAVGALYSPEECQVNADRLVRAFALAAERRGAVLRRETRFTAAEIDRGHITGVRTTGGRFSAGHVVLAAGAWSGRLASAFGCSLPVFPVRGQMMALPASRSMPRYIIWGEECYLVPKANGLLFAGATTEKVGFRKKTTRKGLADIKRMSAALAPVLGSICPADAWAGFRPGSGDGLPILGPVPDREGLTVATGHYRNGVLLSPITGRLIARSILDGSSNEALAPFSPSRFL from the coding sequence GTGAACGGGAGCGCATCACCAGACGTGGTTGTCATCGGCGGGGGCGTAATCGGCTGTTCCATCGCCTACTATCTCGCCTGCGAGGGCGCGCGCGTCACCGTCCTCGAAAAGGGTGATATCGGCGGCGAGGCCTCCTGCGCCGCAGCGGGGATGCTCGCTCCGATGGCGGAGGCGAGCGAGGGCAGCCCCTTTCGCGACCTCGGCATCGCGAGCCTGCGCATGTTCGAGGAACTGGCGCCGCGGCTCCGCGAAGAGAGCGGGGTCGACATCGAGTACCTGAAGTCGGGCATTCTGCGCGTTCCTCTTAGCGACGCCGAGGCCGAGAGCCTGCGAGAGCTGGCGCGCCTCGATCTGCCCCTCGAGCTGCACTGGCTGGAGCGCGACGAACTGAGGACGCTGGAGCCGGCGGTCTCCCCCGCCGCGGTGGGAGCCCTCTATTCGCCCGAAGAGTGCCAGGTGAACGCCGACCGTCTGGTGCGGGCATTTGCGCTGGCGGCGGAGAGGCGTGGCGCAGTCCTCAGGAGAGAGACTCGGTTCACCGCAGCCGAAATCGACAGAGGGCACATAACCGGCGTCCGCACCACGGGTGGGAGGTTTAGCGCAGGTCATGTGGTGTTGGCCGCCGGCGCCTGGAGCGGAAGGCTCGCCTCCGCTTTCGGCTGCTCGCTGCCCGTCTTCCCCGTCCGTGGGCAGATGATGGCGCTCCCTGCTTCCCGCTCGATGCCCCGCTACATCATTTGGGGAGAAGAGTGCTATTTAGTGCCGAAAGCGAACGGCCTACTTTTCGCCGGCGCTACCACCGAAAAGGTGGGATTTCGCAAGAAGACAACGCGGAAGGGGCTGGCGGACATCAAGAGAATGTCGGCGGCGCTGGCGCCCGTGCTGGGCAGCATCTGCCCGGCGGACGCGTGGGCGGGCTTCAGGCCAGGATCCGGCGATGGCCTGCCGATTCTCGGGCCGGTGCCGGACCGGGAGGGACTCACCGTCGCGACCGGCCACTACCGCAACGGCGTCCTCCTCTCGCCGATAACCGGACGGCTCATCGCGCGCTCGATTCTCGACGGCTCCTCGAACGAGGCGCTCGCTCCTTTCAGCCCCTCCCGCTTTCTCTGA
- the thiE gene encoding thiamine phosphate synthase codes for MNAAQIRGLYVIVDPEQTRGRDAVEVARQALEGGARVIQWRDKTREKGVQLPEVRAVRSLCEEHGALLIVNDHFDLALAASAHGVHLGQKDLPAAEVKGMAPKDFLIGVSTNNVEEARRAQKDGAGYVAVGSVFPTATKGVTRPASLERLAEVKAAVRVPVVAIGGINEGNIARVAEAGADAAAVISAVCEAEDVKAAAQWLKVLFEAAAGKGVRESGRG; via the coding sequence ATGAACGCGGCGCAAATCAGAGGGTTGTACGTGATTGTCGACCCCGAGCAGACGCGGGGGCGCGACGCCGTCGAGGTCGCGCGGCAGGCGCTCGAGGGTGGGGCGCGCGTCATCCAGTGGCGCGACAAGACGCGGGAGAAAGGGGTCCAGCTCCCGGAGGTGCGGGCCGTCAGGTCTCTCTGTGAGGAGCACGGCGCGCTGCTTATCGTCAACGACCACTTCGACCTGGCGCTGGCGGCGTCTGCCCACGGTGTGCACCTGGGCCAGAAAGACTTGCCCGCCGCCGAAGTCAAGGGCATGGCGCCGAAAGACTTCCTGATCGGGGTGTCGACGAACAACGTGGAGGAGGCGCGCCGCGCGCAGAAGGACGGCGCTGGCTACGTTGCCGTGGGCAGCGTCTTCCCGACGGCGACGAAAGGGGTGACGCGGCCGGCGAGCCTCGAGCGGCTGGCGGAAGTGAAGGCGGCGGTGCGCGTGCCGGTCGTCGCCATCGGCGGCATAAACGAGGGCAACATCGCGCGCGTCGCCGAAGCCGGGGCCGACGCCGCGGCGGTCATAAGCGCGGTTTGCGAGGCGGAAGACGTTAAGGCGGCGGCGCAGTGGCTGAAAGTGCTCTTCGAAGCGGCGGCGGGGAAGGGCGTCAGAGAAAGCGGGAGGGGCTGA
- a CDS encoding ABC transporter substrate-binding protein encodes MRTIAFLRSFALLFATLPLLFLLGCGEEETEQAASTSSTPAIENVTFMAGFKAQANLPFVGAYVAKEKGFFREEGLEVEIQHSTGGGQHVQLLLSGDVQFTTADAANVLQRVADPGIPLVAVALIGQTGQQGWVTLADSGLDDPKDWAGKTVGYRGTVPPDLLAILKANGMTLDDVNEVNVGYQPPQLLVEGRVDVYPVFLSNEPDIIRRKLGKEVNVFRASDYGMPTLGLTYVTSEGYMREHPETVERFLRAALRGIEWARDNRDEAVDIVLKYASGEEREHQRFMLDAELEAADSDVTAQHGIGWQTEEQWQGLHDALIEYGALAEPVDVNAAFYNEFLRVIYESGGPGSP; translated from the coding sequence ATGCGGACTATCGCCTTTCTACGGTCTTTCGCCCTGCTGTTTGCGACGTTGCCTCTCCTGTTCCTGTTGGGCTGTGGTGAGGAAGAGACGGAACAAGCGGCGTCCACTTCCTCGACGCCTGCTATCGAAAATGTCACGTTCATGGCCGGGTTCAAGGCGCAGGCGAACCTGCCTTTCGTCGGCGCGTACGTGGCGAAAGAGAAGGGCTTCTTCCGCGAGGAGGGGCTGGAGGTGGAAATACAGCACTCCACCGGCGGCGGGCAGCACGTGCAGCTCCTGCTCAGCGGCGACGTGCAGTTCACGACAGCCGACGCCGCGAACGTGCTCCAGCGCGTCGCCGACCCCGGCATACCGCTGGTCGCCGTCGCCCTCATCGGACAGACGGGACAGCAGGGATGGGTCACGCTGGCCGATTCGGGCCTGGATGACCCGAAGGACTGGGCAGGCAAGACGGTAGGCTACCGCGGTACGGTGCCCCCGGACCTGCTCGCCATCCTCAAGGCGAACGGCATGACCCTTGACGACGTCAACGAGGTGAACGTCGGCTACCAGCCGCCGCAACTGCTGGTGGAAGGCCGCGTAGACGTCTACCCCGTGTTCCTTTCCAACGAGCCGGACATCATCCGCCGCAAGCTGGGGAAAGAGGTGAACGTCTTCCGCGCATCCGACTACGGGATGCCGACGCTCGGCCTCACCTACGTCACGTCGGAAGGCTACATGCGGGAGCACCCGGAGACGGTGGAGCGCTTTCTCCGGGCGGCGCTGCGCGGCATCGAGTGGGCGCGCGACAATCGGGACGAGGCGGTCGACATCGTTCTCAAGTACGCGAGCGGCGAGGAGCGGGAGCACCAGCGCTTCATGCTCGATGCCGAGCTCGAGGCGGCGGACTCGGACGTGACGGCACAGCACGGCATCGGCTGGCAGACGGAGGAGCAGTGGCAGGGCCTCCACGACGCGCTCATCGAATACGGCGCGCTGGCGGAGCCGGTGGACGTGAACGCGGCGTTCTACAATGAGTTCCTGCGTGTCATTTACGAAAGCGGCGGGCCGGGGTCGCCGTAG
- a CDS encoding ABC transporter permease → MRQSSPSSLLSALLPPALALAVAVAAWESWVRLDDVPEYLVPAPSAIGACLVDDPLFFLRQGGVTLMGAMLGFALGAGVAVLLAVFMAHSRFLEKSLFPVAIMVKVTPIVAIAPLLAIWFGFGLLPKVFIAALIVFFPVMVNAVIGFRSVNPWALDLLRSLAASPWEVFLKLRVPSSLPYLFAAFKVSIPLSVIGAVVAEWFSGQDGLGRVIQVSNSNLDMPMAFAAIVSLAALGVSLYVITSFLERRLLFWHESSISM, encoded by the coding sequence ATGAGGCAATCAAGCCCGTCTAGCCTGCTGTCCGCTCTCCTGCCGCCGGCGCTGGCGCTCGCTGTGGCCGTCGCCGCGTGGGAGTCGTGGGTGCGCCTGGACGACGTGCCGGAGTACCTCGTCCCGGCGCCCTCGGCCATCGGCGCCTGCCTCGTGGACGACCCGCTCTTCTTCCTGCGACAGGGCGGCGTCACGCTTATGGGAGCGATGCTCGGCTTTGCGCTGGGCGCGGGCGTGGCCGTGCTGCTCGCCGTTTTCATGGCCCACTCGCGCTTTCTGGAGAAGAGCCTGTTTCCGGTGGCGATCATGGTGAAGGTGACGCCCATCGTCGCGATTGCGCCGCTGCTCGCCATTTGGTTCGGGTTCGGCCTCCTGCCGAAGGTGTTCATCGCCGCGCTCATCGTCTTCTTTCCGGTGATGGTGAACGCAGTCATCGGCTTCCGCTCCGTCAACCCCTGGGCGCTCGATCTGCTACGATCGCTCGCGGCTTCTCCCTGGGAAGTGTTCCTGAAGCTGCGGGTCCCCAGCTCGCTGCCGTACCTCTTCGCCGCGTTTAAGGTGTCGATACCGCTGAGCGTGATCGGCGCCGTCGTGGCGGAGTGGTTCAGCGGGCAGGACGGGCTGGGGCGCGTGATCCAGGTGTCGAACAGCAATCTGGACATGCCGATGGCGTTCGCGGCGATAGTGTCGCTCGCGGCGCTGGGAGTCAGCCTGTACGTGATCACCTCGTTTCTCGAGCGACGGCTGTTGTTCTGGCACGAATCAAGCATTAGCATGTAG
- a CDS encoding ABC transporter ATP-binding protein, giving the protein MAAPVHVSVRNIAKVFRSDRGEVLALNGVDLEVAPGEFVSIIGPSGCGKTTLLRVIGGLLEPTSGAIEIAGSPPRLAQRNKRIGYVFQEASLLPWRSVRDNVRLPLEVGGGDGAARGEVVERLLEVVRLSEFARYHPWELSGGMQQRVALARALVFDPPLLLMDEPFGALDEITRESLRFELLRIWQGTGDGGPRKTALFVTHSIPEAVLLSDRVVVLSPSPGTVRDVVDIDLPRPRREGIEEDAAFLHYAGRLRALLKEQTERLNEAIKPV; this is encoded by the coding sequence ATGGCTGCCCCCGTTCATGTGTCGGTCCGGAATATCGCCAAAGTCTTCAGGAGCGACAGGGGCGAAGTCCTCGCCCTCAATGGGGTCGATCTCGAAGTGGCGCCGGGCGAATTCGTTTCGATAATCGGGCCGAGCGGCTGCGGCAAGACGACGCTCCTTCGCGTGATCGGTGGCCTGCTGGAACCCACGTCCGGCGCTATCGAGATCGCGGGCAGCCCGCCGCGCCTGGCTCAGCGGAACAAGCGGATCGGGTACGTCTTCCAGGAGGCGTCGCTGCTGCCCTGGCGCTCCGTGCGCGACAACGTCCGCCTGCCGCTGGAAGTGGGCGGCGGCGACGGCGCCGCGAGAGGCGAGGTCGTGGAGCGTCTGCTGGAGGTGGTGCGGTTGAGCGAATTCGCGCGCTATCACCCCTGGGAGCTGTCCGGCGGCATGCAGCAGCGGGTGGCGCTGGCCCGCGCCCTCGTCTTCGACCCGCCGCTTCTGTTGATGGACGAGCCGTTCGGCGCCCTCGACGAGATCACCAGGGAGTCGCTGCGCTTCGAGTTGCTGCGCATCTGGCAGGGGACAGGCGACGGCGGGCCGCGAAAGACGGCGCTCTTCGTTACCCACAGCATCCCGGAGGCAGTGCTTCTGTCGGACCGCGTCGTTGTCCTTTCCCCGTCGCCGGGCACTGTGCGGGACGTAGTCGACATTGATCTGCCGCGCCCCCGCCGCGAGGGGATCGAGGAAGACGCGGCGTTCTTGCACTACGCGGGCCGCTTGCGCGCCCTGCTGAAGGAACAAACGGAGCGCTTGAATGAGGCAATCAAGCCCGTCTAG
- the npdG gene encoding NADPH-dependent F420 reductase, translated as MSPVAGGKRVIAIIGGTGPEGRGLALRFAAAGESVIIGSRSAERGRAAAQKVRAALPHADVRGADNRSAAREGEIIVVTVPYEGQRPTLEALREESRGKVVITTVVPLAVTKAGVAVLGVDEGSAAEQAQTLLPEAGVAAAFQTVSATQLAALERPVEADVIACSDDAVARDTAIALAEAIPGVRALDGGPLRNARYLEHMTALLLVLGRRYRAHPSVRFTGIDK; from the coding sequence ATGAGCCCGGTTGCCGGAGGAAAGCGCGTTATCGCCATCATTGGAGGGACGGGGCCCGAGGGCCGCGGCCTGGCGCTGCGCTTCGCGGCGGCGGGCGAAAGCGTGATCATCGGTTCGCGCAGCGCCGAACGGGGCCGGGCGGCGGCGCAGAAGGTAAGGGCAGCGCTTCCGCATGCCGACGTGCGCGGCGCCGACAACCGGTCAGCGGCGCGCGAAGGCGAGATTATTGTCGTTACCGTCCCCTATGAGGGCCAGAGGCCCACGCTGGAGGCCCTGCGGGAAGAATCGCGGGGCAAGGTGGTCATCACGACCGTCGTCCCCCTCGCGGTGACGAAGGCGGGCGTCGCCGTCCTCGGCGTCGATGAGGGCTCGGCGGCAGAGCAGGCGCAGACGCTGCTGCCGGAAGCGGGCGTGGCAGCGGCGTTCCAGACCGTCAGCGCAACGCAGCTTGCGGCACTCGAACGGCCCGTGGAAGCGGACGTCATCGCTTGCAGCGACGACGCGGTTGCGAGGGACACGGCAATAGCGCTTGCCGAAGCGATACCGGGGGTGCGCGCGCTCGACGGCGGCCCGCTGCGAAACGCGCGCTACCTGGAGCATATGACGGCGCTCCTTCTGGTGCTGGGCCGGCGCTACCGGGCGCATCCCAGCGTAAGATTCACGGGAATCGACAAGTGA